In Nomia melanderi isolate GNS246 chromosome 5, iyNomMela1, whole genome shotgun sequence, a single genomic region encodes these proteins:
- the LOC116424498 gene encoding very long chain fatty acid elongase AAEL008004, producing MASAAAELVVERDPEPMIEMTDMNRTLMGVGAQGLVRMALDQYTEILTTISDPRVGDWPLMDSPIPTVLIVLLYLYGVTIFGPRVMANRKPFKLRGVLLAYNAFQVVFSLGMLYEHLMSGWLLDYSYKCQPVDYSHNPSALRMASLCWWYFISKFTEFADTIFFVLRKKDSQVTFLHLYHHSLTPLETWICVKFIAGGHGTLGNLINNAVHVIMYTYYLVSAMGPEYQKYLWWKKHLTSVQLVQFFLVFVHSTQALVFDCGYPKLVAALLLLHSTIFFILFSDFYRYSYIKSARTKLLKGE from the exons ATGGCATCGGCAGCAGCGGAATTAGTCGTGGAAAGGGACCCGGAGCCCATGATCGAGATGACGGACATGAACAGAACGTTGATGGGCGTCGGAGCTCAAGGTCTGGTCCGAATGGCCCTGGACCAGTACACAGAAATCCTcacaacgatctcggaccctcGTGTCGGCGATTGGCCCCTGATGGACTCGCCTATACCAACGGTCCTCATCGTGCTCCTCTATTTGTACGGGGTGACGATATTCGGCCCGCGAGTGATGGCCAACCGGAAGCCTTTCAAGCTCAGAGGCGTACTGCTCGCTTACAACGCGTTTCAAGTGGTCTTCTCGCTAGGAATGCTCTACGAG CACTTGATGTCCGGCTGGTTATTGGACTACAGCTACAAGTGTCAGCCGGTGGACTACTCCCACAATCCGTCCGCGCTGCGAATGGCGAGCCTGTGTTGGTGGTACTTCATTAGCAAATTCACGGAATTCGCTGACACG atattcttcGTTCTACGCAAGAAAGATAGCCAGGTGACTTTCCTACACCTGTACCACCACTCCCTGACACCGTTGGAGACGTGGATCTGCGTGAAATTCATTGCTGGAGGCCACGGCACCCTGGGCAACCTCATAAACAACGCGGTGCACGTGATAATGTACACTTATTACTTGGTGTCTGCGATGGGGCCTGAGTACCAAAAATATTTATGGTGGAAGAAGCACTTAACCTCCGTGCAGTTG GTGCAGTTCTTCCTGGTGTTCGTGCACAGCACCCAGGCCCTGGTGTTCGACTGCGGCTACCCGAAGCTGGTCGCCGCGCTTCTTCTCCTTCACTCGACGATCTTCTTCATCCTGTTCTCCGACTTCTACCGGTACTCGTACATCAAGTCTGCAAGGACGAAGTTGCTGAAGGGCGAGTAA